A segment of the Lentimicrobiaceae bacterium genome:
CATGGTCATAAAAACCGGCATTACACCCAGCGGGTTGATGATGGCAAAAAATGAGGTAAAAAATAAGACAGCAGTTGTGAAAAGCTCGTGGGTCATTCCTTTAAATTGAGTTGGATGATAATTTAATTGTAGGAGAATTTTATCATTAACTGAAGCAAAATCCCCGATGACAGGGAGTTTGCTTCAGCTCAGAAAATAAAATTACCTTCTAACTATTGATTTTACTGTTTACAATAGCAAGGATTTCTTCTTCCATCTGGCGTGCTTTGAGTTCAATTTCAGCGCCTTCAGCAATTACAGATTTTACAAATTCTTTGTCAGACAAACCGGCTGCATTGATTTTTACATTGAGGAATGCCCCTATCACAGCCGAGCGAACGGCAAGGGCGCCCACACCTGCATCGGTAACAGAGTTTGGGTTTCCTGTTTCAGCCATTGCTTTAATAATTTCCAGTGTTTCAAAAGATTTTTTCATAACACGAAACGGAATTTCAATGGCATACCTTGTTGCATCCTGGATGGCAGCAGTTCTGGCAGCTTTCTCGGCATCGTTGCTTTTGGGGAGTCCGAAGGCATCCATAATTTTATTAAAAGCATTGGTGTCTTCATCAACCAGATGCAGAAGCTCGTCTTTCAGCAACTGGCCTTTTTCTGCCCAGATAGAGAATTCTTCCCAGCGGTCGTCCCAGCCTGGTTTGTGTGAAGAAAGATTGGCTACCATAGTGCCCAATGAAATGCCCAGTGCACCCATATAGGCTGAAATTGAACCTCCGCCCGGAGCTGGTGATTCTGATGCGGTTTCATCGGCAAAGCCGGCACAGCTTAAATCAATCAGTTTTTTCTGCGATTTGTCGCGCAGTACGTATTCAATGATTTTTTCTTCCGGGTTAAACGGTTTGAGGTCGTCGAGCCCAAGTGATTTTACGGCTATTTTTATCAGTTCGGCTTCTGAAACACCAACTGAACGATTTTGCTTACGCAGGAAATACTTACCGGCATCAGTAAATACTTTTAACGGAGCTAATCCTACCAGTTCAGAGCCGGTTACCCTCATACCCCGGTCCTGCGCTTTTTTACATGCTTCTTCAAAAGCAACATGCACCGGGGTAATGCTGATGTTAGTCAGGTTTATTGAAACCTGGGCAATGCCATATTCTTCAATAAACCAGCCAATTGCTTTACAGGCTTTGAGTGTACCGGGTATGTTGATTTGATTGCCATGCTCATCTTTCATAATCTTGCCGTTTACGGTGTTTCCTTCGCGCATGGGGCGGCCTTTCTCCCTGATGTCGAAGGCAACGGCATTGGCTCTTCGTGTTGAGGTTGTGTTGAGGTTTACATTGTAAGCCACCAGAAAATCGCGGGCTCCTACAGCAATTGCACCGGTTTTAGGCAGAAATGTTGCAGGCCCGAAATCAGGTTTCCATTCAGCGTTGCTGAGCTTTTGCGGCAATCCTTCGTATTCGCCTGAACGGCAGTTGGCCAGATTTTTGCGAACGGTTGTCAGGGCTGCATCTTCATAGCAATAAACCGGAATGCCCAGTTCTGTGCCTATTCTCTCAGCAAGCCGGTGTGCATATTGAACCGTTTCTTCCATGCTAATATTGGCAATGGGAACAAGCGGACATACATCTGTTGCGCCAAAACGGGGGTGCGCGCCGGTGTGTTTGCTCATGTCAATCAATTCCATGGCTTTTTTTACAGCTTTAAATGCTGCTTCAATAACCTGCTCTGGCTCTCCGGCTATGGTTACTACCGTGCGGTTGGTAGCTGCGCCCGGATCAACATCCAGCAGCTGAACGCCTTCAACTGTTTGCATCTGATCCGTAATCTGTTTAATTATTGTCAGGTCGCGACCTTCGCTGAAATTAGGAACACATTCGATGATTTGTTTCATATCTGGTGAGTTATTTTTGAGTTTCCTGTGATCTTGATTTTTGGATTCATTGACTGATGCCGGAAATGTGAATGGAAATGTTCATGTTTGATTTTTTTCCGGCTTAATTCTCAGAAATGATTTTCCCAAGTCGTGTTTTTATCAGGTTGATGTTTGTTTTGATTTCCTGGCAGTTGTTGCAGATGAACAGGTTTTATCATCATTCAATGATTTTTCCATTCAGAATCACTGTTTCAACTTTATTGCTTCCGAAAGCATAGGGCATAAATTCAACAGAAGGGATAGGTTTGGTAATAAAAATATTGGCTGTTTTGCCAACAGTAATGCTTCCCAGTTCATCACT
Coding sequences within it:
- the ftcD gene encoding glutamate formimidoyltransferase, with product MKQIIECVPNFSEGRDLTIIKQITDQMQTVEGVQLLDVDPGAATNRTVVTIAGEPEQVIEAAFKAVKKAMELIDMSKHTGAHPRFGATDVCPLVPIANISMEETVQYAHRLAERIGTELGIPVYCYEDAALTTVRKNLANCRSGEYEGLPQKLSNAEWKPDFGPATFLPKTGAIAVGARDFLVAYNVNLNTTSTRRANAVAFDIREKGRPMREGNTVNGKIMKDEHGNQINIPGTLKACKAIGWFIEEYGIAQVSINLTNISITPVHVAFEEACKKAQDRGMRVTGSELVGLAPLKVFTDAGKYFLRKQNRSVGVSEAELIKIAVKSLGLDDLKPFNPEEKIIEYVLRDKSQKKLIDLSCAGFADETASESPAPGGGSISAYMGALGISLGTMVANLSSHKPGWDDRWEEFSIWAEKGQLLKDELLHLVDEDTNAFNKIMDAFGLPKSNDAEKAARTAAIQDATRYAIEIPFRVMKKSFETLEIIKAMAETGNPNSVTDAGVGALAVRSAVIGAFLNVKINAAGLSDKEFVKSVIAEGAEIELKARQMEEEILAIVNSKINS